In Campylobacter suis, the following proteins share a genomic window:
- the ubiE gene encoding bifunctional demethylmenaquinone methyltransferase/2-methoxy-6-polyprenyl-1,4-benzoquinol methylase UbiE, which yields MEKQEKIVEMFNDIAPTYDVANRVLSMGVDVSWRKFACRYMLNKYRAQSISIIDVACGTGDMMGLWSKIAREYGVHVAKLTGIDPSSGMLDVARSKFPNFEFIQAFADKTTLTNESAEILSISYGIRNVVARKEALAEFNRVLKMGGYVVVLEFTKRNKSGFVTALRDFYLTKILPFIGGFISKNKEAYEYLPSSIESFLDAKTFCDELYEAGFEVEVCRGFSMDISTLFIAKKVRS from the coding sequence ATGGAAAAACAAGAAAAAATAGTCGAAATGTTTAATGATATCGCCCCTACATATGATGTGGCAAATCGCGTTTTAAGCATGGGCGTAGATGTGAGCTGGCGTAAATTTGCGTGTAGATATATGCTAAATAAATATCGCGCACAAAGCATTAGTATCATAGATGTGGCATGCGGGACTGGCGATATGATGGGGCTTTGGAGCAAGATAGCGCGAGAGTATGGCGTGCATGTAGCTAAACTCACTGGCATAGATCCATCAAGTGGCATGCTTGATGTTGCGCGCTCAAAATTTCCTAACTTTGAGTTTATCCAAGCTTTTGCGGACAAGACAACTTTAACAAACGAAAGTGCTGAAATTTTAAGCATAAGTTATGGCATACGCAATGTCGTAGCCCGCAAAGAGGCATTGGCTGAGTTTAACAGAGTGCTAAAAATGGGCGGATATGTTGTGGTTTTAGAATTTACTAAACGCAACAAAAGTGGCTTTGTGACGGCTTTACGAGACTTTTATCTGACAAAAATTTTACCGTTTATAGGTGGGTTTATTAGCAAAAATAAAGAGGCATATGAATATTTACCAAGTTCGATTGAAAGCTTTTTAGATGCAAAAACTTTTTGTGACGAGCTTTATGAGGCTGGGTTTGAAGTTGAAGTTTGCAGGGGATTTAGTATGGATATTTCAACACTTTTTATCGCTAAAAAGGTGCGTTCTTGA
- the fliH gene encoding flagellar assembly protein FliH: protein MKSSVITNEETAGHFVENYRFKVLLSSEGKGDAETMRVYEQNLENEKANQSSPEILPNDTQDVAQPQVVQAGFDSGFVEELLKKTDELSGNIIKLQMQIENQEAEFNRRLEAEVTRAKEDGIAQGIAQESERFNAELAALNERFGSSVSKLTNFYNTFEEFLKKTEDELGATAVNVAAQVIAKEVSTGSSNIAFALAKSLMSELKEAKNITLRVNPADANFLKEQFEQNAHVNIEADDAISKGGVVIISEAGNIDGSLETRLEKLKSLI, encoded by the coding sequence ATGAAAAGTAGCGTCATAACAAACGAAGAAACAGCCGGACATTTTGTAGAAAACTATCGCTTTAAGGTTTTACTTTCAAGCGAAGGCAAGGGCGATGCTGAAACCATGCGTGTTTATGAACAAAATTTAGAAAATGAAAAGGCAAATCAAAGTTCGCCAGAAATTTTGCCAAACGACACCCAAGATGTAGCCCAGCCACAGGTGGTTCAGGCTGGATTTGACTCTGGTTTTGTTGAAGAACTTCTTAAAAAAACGGATGAGCTTAGCGGTAACATTATTAAACTTCAGATGCAAATTGAAAATCAAGAGGCTGAGTTTAACAGACGCCTTGAAGCAGAAGTAACAAGGGCTAAAGAGGATGGTATCGCGCAAGGTATAGCACAAGAAAGCGAGCGTTTTAATGCCGAACTAGCGGCACTTAATGAGCGTTTTGGCTCATCTGTTAGTAAACTTACAAATTTTTATAACACCTTTGAAGAGTTTCTTAAAAAAACTGAAGATGAACTTGGTGCCACAGCTGTAAATGTAGCCGCTCAAGTTATCGCAAAAGAGGTTAGCACTGGCTCGTCAAATATTGCTTTTGCACTTGCAAAGTCGCTTATGAGCGAGCTAAAAGAGGCAAAAAATATCACTCTAAGAGTAAACCCGGCTGATGCAAATTTCCTAAAAGAGCAGTTTGAACAAAACGCCCATGTAAATATCGAGGCAGATGATGCTATTAGTAAGGGCGGTGTGGTTATCATAAGTGAGGCGGGAAATATCGATGGCTCGCTTGAAACTAGACTTGAAAAATTAAAGAGTTTGATTTGA
- a CDS encoding Fur family transcriptional regulator, with the protein MQHVSLLKQFNLKVTPQRLSVLKVLDKHMHPTIDELYEEIKAENPSISLATVYKNLNTLKDEGLVVEVNVVNQKSRYDIYEHPHIHVVCQGCGHVEDVMHAEAGLDAYQEGLERKLGNVIDNLSVVATVKNCKHCR; encoded by the coding sequence ATGCAACATGTTTCACTTTTAAAGCAGTTTAATCTCAAAGTTACGCCTCAAAGACTCAGTGTTCTTAAGGTGCTTGATAAACATATGCACCCAACTATTGATGAGCTTTACGAAGAGATAAAGGCTGAAAACCCATCTATCTCGCTGGCAACAGTTTATAAAAATTTAAATACCTTAAAAGATGAAGGCTTGGTTGTTGAGGTAAATGTTGTAAACCAAAAATCAAGATATGACATATACGAACATCCGCATATACATGTTGTCTGCCAAGGATGTGGGCATGTTGAAGATGTCATGCATGCTGAGGCGGGGCTTGATGCCTATCAGGAAGGTCTTGAGAGAAAACTTGGCAATGTTATTGATAACCTAAGCGTGGTTGCTACTGTTAAAAACTGCAAACATTGTCGTTAA
- the dxs gene encoding 1-deoxy-D-xylulose-5-phosphate synthase: MDVKNLNQEELKELCVKLRERILEVVSQNGGHLSSNIGAVELIVAMHYVFDVKKDPFIFDVSHQSYAHKLLTDRWDEFESLRKFGGLSGFSKPKESDFDYFIAGHSSTSISLAVGAAKAISLKGENRLPIAFIGDGSMSAGMVYEALNELGDRKYPCVIILNDNEMSISKPIGAISKYLSHIMAGEAYQKFKSGVEKLLSYMPESASYMARRAEESIRLITPGIFFEELGLEYIGPVDGHNLEELISTFNTAKAMKKPVIVHAQTLKGKGYEKAEGHLANWHGVGPFDVVTGEVIKKADRKSATQVFGEHLLKMAAEHSDIVGVTAAMPTGTGMDMLIEKFPERFWDVAIAEQHAVTSMAAMAKENFKPFVVIYSTFMQRAFDQVIHDACILNLDITFAMDRAGIVGEDGETHQGAFDVSYFNLIPNVTILAPRCAQCLRNCMEFAYSSKGVKALRYPRGAFLLSDEFAPNLPALGKGEWLVKNDSDVAFIGYGNGVGKAYKVMQNTQMSVNLIDLIFVKPLDENLLLELAKSCKKWFIFSDSAKRGGVGEILAGFLQEHKIYDVAISSFEYSDEFITHGATSLVEDSLGLSVEQISKKLLNDK; this comes from the coding sequence ATAGATGTAAAAAATTTAAACCAAGAAGAGCTAAAAGAGCTTTGTGTAAAGTTGCGTGAGAGAATTTTAGAAGTTGTGAGTCAAAATGGCGGGCACCTTAGTTCAAATATCGGTGCAGTCGAGCTGATTGTGGCTATGCACTATGTGTTTGATGTTAAAAAAGATCCGTTTATTTTTGATGTTAGTCATCAAAGTTATGCGCATAAGCTACTGACTGATCGATGGGATGAGTTTGAAAGTTTGCGTAAATTTGGGGGTCTTAGTGGGTTTAGTAAGCCAAAAGAGAGTGATTTTGACTACTTTATAGCAGGACATAGCTCGACCTCTATATCACTTGCGGTAGGTGCTGCAAAGGCTATAAGCTTAAAAGGCGAAAACCGCTTACCAATAGCATTTATAGGCGATGGCTCTATGAGTGCTGGCATGGTTTATGAGGCGCTAAATGAGCTTGGAGATCGCAAATATCCATGTGTTATCATCTTAAATGATAATGAGATGAGTATAAGTAAGCCAATAGGTGCTATTAGCAAGTACCTTAGTCACATAATGGCTGGCGAGGCTTATCAAAAATTTAAAAGCGGCGTAGAAAAGCTTCTTTCTTATATGCCAGAGTCGGCCTCTTATATGGCGCGCAGAGCCGAAGAGAGCATACGACTTATAACGCCTGGCATTTTTTTTGAAGAGCTTGGACTTGAGTATATAGGTCCTGTTGATGGGCATAATCTTGAAGAACTTATCTCTACCTTTAACACAGCAAAAGCTATGAAAAAACCAGTCATTGTGCATGCACAAACCTTAAAAGGCAAGGGGTATGAAAAGGCTGAGGGACATCTTGCAAACTGGCATGGTGTAGGGCCTTTTGATGTTGTTACGGGCGAAGTTATAAAAAAAGCAGACAGAAAGTCAGCCACACAAGTTTTTGGAGAACATCTCTTAAAGATGGCAGCAGAGCATAGTGATATCGTGGGCGTCACTGCTGCGATGCCAACTGGCACTGGAATGGATATGCTAATAGAGAAATTTCCAGAGCGTTTTTGGGATGTTGCTATAGCTGAGCAGCACGCTGTAACTTCTATGGCTGCTATGGCAAAAGAGAACTTTAAGCCCTTTGTGGTGATATATTCAACATTTATGCAAAGAGCCTTTGATCAAGTCATACATGATGCCTGTATATTAAATTTAGATATAACATTTGCGATGGATAGGGCTGGCATAGTTGGCGAGGATGGAGAAACTCATCAAGGGGCATTTGATGTTAGCTATTTTAACCTCATTCCAAATGTCACTATCCTAGCGCCGCGCTGTGCTCAATGCCTTAGAAATTGTATGGAATTTGCCTACTCAAGCAAGGGTGTAAAGGCTCTTCGCTATCCTCGTGGTGCATTTTTACTAAGCGATGAATTTGCGCCAAATTTGCCAGCCTTGGGCAAGGGCGAGTGGTTAGTAAAAAATGATAGTGATGTGGCATTTATTGGTTATGGAAATGGTGTTGGTAAGGCATATAAGGTTATGCAAAATACCCAAATGAGCGTAAATTTGATCGATCTTATCTTTGTTAAGCCGCTTGATGAAAATTTGCTTTTAGAACTTGCTAAGAGCTGTAAAAAATGGTTTATTTTTAGCGATAGTGCAAAAAGGGGCGGAGTTGGTGAAATTTTGGCTGGATTTTTGCAAGAGCATAAAATTTATGATGTAGCTATAAGCAGTTTTGAGTACTCTGATGAGTTTATAACACATGGCGCAACATCGCTTGTGGAGGATAGTTTGGGACTTAGTGTGGAGCAAATTTCTAAAAAGTTATTAAATGATAAATAA
- a CDS encoding DNA adenine methylase, with protein MPSKNSTQTELKIFTETGLKAENPAFLKEQILTYLGNKRALLGLIAQGVKFAKSELGREKLSCADLFSGSGIVARYLKQHASFILANDLELYSRIVNECYLCNVDDEFKTHLKASNKAFVKRVNASLKPNFITELYAPKDESAIKPNERVFYTRKNAIFIDTARALIDELPLDMRKFFIAPLLYEASLHANTSGVFKGFYKNKQGIGQFGGEAKNALKRITGDITLKTPVFSNFSVPYEIYQTDANALANELDTLDLVYLDPPYNQHPYSSNYFMLNLIAKNERPAEISRISGIAKDWNRSVYNQKANAADAFFSLIECLKARIVLISFNSEGFISKEQFEHNLAKLGSVKTIEQRYNTFRASRNLSSRNIHVSEFLYILKKR; from the coding sequence ATGCCAAGTAAAAATAGCACCCAAACAGAGCTTAAAATTTTTACAGAAACCGGGTTAAAAGCTGAAAATCCAGCCTTTTTAAAAGAGCAAATTTTAACTTATCTTGGCAACAAGCGAGCCTTACTTGGGCTAATCGCACAAGGTGTAAAATTTGCTAAAAGCGAGCTTGGACGAGAAAAGCTTAGTTGTGCAGATCTTTTTAGTGGCTCTGGTATCGTGGCTAGGTACTTAAAACAACACGCAAGCTTTATCCTGGCAAATGATCTTGAGCTGTACTCTCGTATAGTTAATGAGTGCTATCTTTGCAATGTTGATGATGAGTTTAAAACGCATTTAAAAGCTTCAAATAAGGCATTTGTAAAGCGAGTAAATGCAAGCTTGAAGCCAAATTTTATAACCGAGCTTTATGCCCCAAAGGATGAAAGTGCGATAAAGCCAAATGAGCGAGTTTTTTATACCCGAAAAAATGCGATATTTATCGACACTGCAAGGGCTTTGATAGATGAGTTACCGCTTGATATGCGTAAATTTTTTATCGCCCCACTGCTTTATGAGGCAAGCTTGCATGCTAATACAAGTGGTGTATTTAAGGGCTTTTATAAAAACAAACAAGGTATCGGACAGTTTGGAGGCGAGGCTAAAAATGCTTTAAAGCGTATCACTGGGGACATAACGCTAAAAACACCAGTTTTTTCAAATTTTAGCGTACCTTACGAGATATATCAAACCGATGCAAATGCCCTTGCTAACGAGCTTGATACGCTTGATCTTGTCTATCTTGATCCACCATATAATCAACATCCATACAGCTCAAATTACTTTATGTTAAATTTGATAGCAAAAAACGAGCGACCAGCTGAAATTTCGCGAATTTCTGGTATCGCAAAAGATTGGAATCGCTCTGTTTATAACCAAAAAGCAAATGCCGCTGATGCCTTTTTTAGCCTGATAGAGTGCCTAAAGGCTCGTATCGTGCTTATCTCTTTTAACAGCGAAGGATTTATCTCAAAAGAGCAGTTTGAACACAACTTGGCTAAGCTCGGAAGTGTAAAAACCATTGAGCAAAGATACAACACATTTAGGGCAAGTAGAAATTTAAGCTCAAGAAATATCCATGTAAGTGAGTTTTTATATATTTTAAAAAAAAGATAA
- the xseA gene encoding exodeoxyribonuclease VII large subunit, with protein sequence MLSVSELNEQAKTLLETHFSYVEVRGEISRLTKHGSGHWYFSLKDENASISCAMFKGANSKLKFAVEDGMSVVLGGKISLYAPSGSYQFIASTLLVDGEGALETAFKQLKEKLELEGLFSAMHKKPLPYIPGRIALVTSATSAALQDMLRITAARWQMAQIFIFDALTQGQAAPASLINALKKADRYGVDVIVLARGGGSREDLWCFNDEGLAREIFTTKTPVVSAIGHEIDYVISDFVADFRAPTPSAAMAELLPDESSFMQYLDELDDKLENTLNSRFALLENKLVLLTAKLSPNALKAKIEHKISLCLRLSERLDNALNIKFLALENNIKTLHALFEARSGFYEITKNMVQVRINGQNADLMSLENGTQITLVSQNGSREATITN encoded by the coding sequence ATGCTAAGCGTTAGCGAACTAAATGAGCAAGCAAAGACCTTGCTAGAGACTCATTTTAGCTATGTTGAGGTGCGCGGAGAAATTTCACGCCTTACAAAACACGGCTCTGGACACTGGTATTTTAGTCTCAAAGACGAAAACGCAAGTATCTCTTGTGCGATGTTTAAGGGGGCAAACTCAAAGCTTAAATTTGCAGTTGAAGATGGCATGAGCGTGGTTTTAGGAGGTAAAATTTCACTTTATGCACCAAGTGGAAGCTATCAGTTTATAGCTAGTACGCTTTTAGTTGATGGAGAGGGGGCTCTTGAGACTGCTTTTAAACAGCTAAAAGAAAAGCTCGAATTAGAGGGGCTTTTTAGTGCCATGCATAAAAAACCTCTACCATATATCCCAGGACGCATTGCACTTGTTACAAGCGCTACTTCTGCTGCTTTGCAAGATATGCTTCGTATCACTGCTGCTAGGTGGCAGATGGCACAAATTTTTATTTTTGATGCTCTTACACAAGGTCAAGCTGCGCCAGCTTCACTTATAAATGCTCTTAAAAAAGCTGATAGATACGGTGTAGATGTTATCGTGCTTGCTCGTGGTGGTGGCAGTCGAGAGGATTTGTGGTGTTTTAATGACGAGGGGCTTGCTAGGGAAATTTTTACCACAAAAACCCCAGTAGTAAGTGCGATAGGACATGAGATAGACTATGTTATAAGCGACTTTGTAGCTGACTTTCGTGCACCAACGCCAAGTGCCGCGATGGCTGAGCTTTTGCCTGATGAGAGTAGCTTTATGCAGTATCTTGATGAGCTTGATGATAAACTGGAAAATACCTTAAATTCGCGTTTTGCATTACTTGAAAACAAGCTAGTTTTACTAACTGCAAAGCTTTCACCAAATGCCTTAAAAGCAAAGATAGAACATAAAATTTCACTTTGTTTACGCCTTAGTGAGCGACTTGACAATGCTCTTAATATTAAATTTCTAGCCCTTGAAAATAATATCAAAACGCTACATGCGCTTTTTGAAGCAAGAAGTGGGTTTTATGAGATAACAAAAAATATGGTACAGGTACGCATAAATGGGCAAAATGCAGATTTAATGAGCCTAGAAAACGGCACGCAAATAACCCTAGTGTCACAAAATGGCAGCAGAGAAGCGACGATAACTAACTAA
- the fliG gene encoding flagellar motor switch protein FliG has protein sequence MKLNDQQKAVYEELSMPEKIGILLIQLGEEATSLLFSHMDIDIITDVSGYIATARNIDKAVAGAILEEFYALMQSNQYVKSGSLEYAKEILYKTFPPDEAQKILDRLAKSMENNKSFGYLNKIKPQQLSDFIVKEHPQTIALILAHMDATSAAETLSYLPDDLRSDVVVRMANLGDISPSVIKRVSTVLETKLESLTSYKVEVGGPRAVAEMLNRLGQKASKTTIEYIEKTDEKLATTIKELMFTFEDINTLNATAIREILKNIDKKDLMVALKGSGDELKQKFLGNMSQRAADAFVEEMGFLGAVRVKDVEEAQRRIVEAVQALAEQGVFQVGEADEMIE, from the coding sequence ATGAAACTTAATGATCAACAAAAGGCGGTTTACGAAGAGCTTTCTATGCCTGAGAAGATAGGAATTTTGCTTATCCAGCTCGGCGAAGAGGCTACAAGCTTACTTTTTTCACATATGGATATTGATATTATTACCGATGTATCTGGCTACATAGCTACTGCTAGAAATATCGACAAAGCTGTAGCTGGCGCTATTTTGGAAGAATTTTATGCCCTTATGCAGTCAAATCAGTATGTAAAATCTGGCTCACTTGAATATGCAAAAGAAATTTTATATAAGACTTTCCCACCAGATGAAGCGCAAAAAATTCTCGATCGCCTTGCAAAAAGTATGGAAAATAATAAAAGCTTTGGCTATCTTAACAAGATCAAGCCTCAGCAACTTTCTGACTTTATCGTTAAAGAGCACCCGCAAACTATCGCTCTTATCCTTGCTCATATGGACGCAACAAGCGCCGCTGAGACTCTTAGCTATTTGCCTGATGATCTTAGAAGTGATGTCGTGGTTAGGATGGCAAATCTTGGCGATATAAGTCCATCAGTTATTAAACGCGTTTCAACCGTTCTTGAGACTAAGCTTGAAAGTCTTACATCTTATAAAGTTGAGGTCGGTGGACCTAGGGCTGTTGCCGAGATGCTTAATAGACTCGGACAAAAAGCTAGCAAGACAACTATCGAATATATCGAAAAAACGGATGAAAAACTGGCTACAACGATTAAAGAGCTTATGTTTACATTTGAGGATATTAACACACTTAATGCTACCGCGATAAGAGAAATTTTAAAAAATATTGATAAAAAAGACCTTATGGTCGCACTCAAGGGCTCTGGAGATGAGCTTAAGCAAAAATTCCTTGGCAATATGTCTCAGCGTGCAGCAGATGCTTTTGTCGAGGAGATGGGATTTTTAGGAGCAGTGCGTGTTAAGGATGTTGAGGAGGCTCAACGCCGTATAGTTGAAGCAGTGCAAGCTCTAGCAGAGCAAGGCGTCTTCCAAGTTGGCGAAGCAGATGAGATGATAGAATGA
- the fliF gene encoding flagellar basal-body MS-ring/collar protein FliF, with translation MDFKALLQQIAQLYQKLSLKQKAVIAGSIVVVVGFLVFLVLFRGTRGDSYAGYSVLFENISPSDSALIVDQLNKDGVSYKLANEGTILVPTADVYKERIAVATLGIPKESKVGFEIFDTQNFGTTDEEQRVKYQRALEGELARTIESLAPIHKATVRIAMPKETVFTERQAPPTASIVVELKPGTSLNAKQIFGIKNLVAAAVTKLNIENVKIVSSDGIALGEDDGGFDSEVIAQQIRYKREFENNYELKIVNVLTPIVGGVDRVVAKVNIDFDFDKKDSQSETYDPNNVVRSESNVEEKRQGSAPNEIGGVPGAVSNIGPVEGLGDNKLVEQFNKSSQQTNYEISKKITNVKGQFATISRVSAAVVVDGSYQPKKDEAGNPTGELEFVALTQAQKTSIENLIKQAIGYNEARGDEVSLDNFEFKRPDNSTPTEKVNGILQTYIMPFMPIFKYIFAGILLFLFYKKVIVPFMQKMLEEQKEEEDELGVDLEELEVDDEDSLEKFKAARKKVEEQLGIGGDFDEDELKYEVLIEKMRGVIQERGEEIAQLLQDIVRNDSDFNLRKDS, from the coding sequence ATGGATTTTAAAGCTTTACTTCAACAAATCGCACAGCTTTATCAAAAGCTTTCTTTAAAGCAAAAAGCAGTCATTGCTGGTTCTATTGTCGTGGTTGTTGGATTTTTAGTATTTTTAGTATTATTTAGAGGCACAAGAGGCGATAGCTACGCTGGATATAGCGTGCTTTTTGAAAACATTAGCCCAAGCGACTCAGCCCTTATTGTAGATCAGTTAAACAAGGATGGTGTGAGTTACAAACTTGCAAATGAAGGCACTATACTTGTGCCGACTGCCGATGTATATAAAGAGCGTATCGCTGTTGCAACACTTGGAATTCCAAAAGAGAGCAAAGTTGGCTTTGAAATTTTTGATACACAAAATTTTGGCACTACAGATGAAGAGCAAAGGGTAAAATACCAGCGTGCGCTTGAGGGAGAGCTGGCGCGCACGATAGAAAGTCTAGCGCCTATACATAAAGCAACTGTTCGCATTGCAATGCCAAAAGAGACGGTTTTTACGGAAAGACAAGCTCCGCCAACAGCATCTATCGTGGTTGAGTTAAAGCCAGGCACTAGCTTAAATGCAAAGCAAATTTTTGGTATTAAAAATTTAGTCGCAGCTGCGGTTACGAAGCTAAATATCGAAAATGTAAAGATAGTTAGTAGCGATGGTATCGCGCTTGGTGAAGATGATGGTGGTTTTGACAGCGAGGTTATAGCTCAGCAAATCCGCTATAAACGCGAGTTTGAAAACAACTATGAGCTAAAAATCGTAAATGTCTTAACGCCTATTGTTGGTGGTGTGGATCGCGTTGTGGCTAAGGTAAATATAGACTTTGACTTTGATAAAAAAGATAGCCAAAGCGAAACTTATGATCCAAATAATGTTGTTAGAAGTGAGAGCAATGTTGAAGAAAAACGCCAGGGCAGTGCACCAAATGAGATAGGCGGCGTACCTGGTGCAGTTAGCAATATAGGTCCAGTTGAAGGACTTGGAGATAATAAGCTTGTAGAGCAATTTAACAAAAGCTCTCAGCAGACAAACTATGAAATTTCAAAGAAAATTACTAATGTCAAAGGGCAGTTTGCCACTATTTCAAGAGTTAGTGCGGCTGTTGTTGTTGATGGAAGCTATCAGCCTAAAAAGGATGAAGCTGGAAATCCGACTGGTGAGCTTGAGTTTGTTGCTCTAACGCAAGCGCAAAAAACTTCGATAGAAAATTTAATCAAACAAGCTATCGGCTATAACGAAGCCAGGGGAGATGAGGTTAGCCTTGATAACTTTGAGTTTAAGCGTCCAGATAACTCAACTCCGACTGAGAAGGTAAATGGTATTTTACAAACCTATATAATGCCGTTTATGCCGATATTTAAATATATTTTTGCAGGAATTTTACTATTTTTATTCTACAAAAAAGTTATTGTACCATTTATGCAAAAGATGCTTGAAGAGCAAAAAGAAGAGGAAGATGAGCTCGGTGTTGATCTTGAAGAGCTTGAGGTAGATGATGAAGATAGTTTGGAGAAATTTAAAGCCGCACGCAAGAAGGTTGAAGAGCAGCTTGGTATAGGTGGGGACTTTGATGAAGATGAGCTAAAATACGAAGTTTTAATAGAAAAAATGAGGGGTGTCATCCAAGAGCGTGGAGAGGAAATCGCACAGCTTTTGCAAGATATAGTTAGAAATGATTCGGATTTTAATTTGCGTAAGGATAGCTAA
- the serC gene encoding phosphoserine transaminase: MRKINFSAGPTGLPLSVLEQAKAEFTDFHGEGASIMEVSHRGKTYEEVHFGAMSKIRELYGIGDEYEVLFLQGGAHLQFAMIPFNLYKGGIAEYANTGVWTSKAIKEARLMGVNVSVVASSESEKFNHIPEVNFSNNADYAYICTNNTIYGTQYKTLPHSFAPLVIDASSDFFSEPLDFSDIGLLYGGAQKNAGPSGVSIIIIRKDLIERVWRNDVPTFLRYKTHADAKSLYNTPPTFAIYLLNLTMQWLIDQGGLSAIKERNLAKAKTIYDVIDNSNGFYIGHAQKAHRSVMNISYNIASGEALEAKFVADALAHNMLGLRGHRLVGGIRASIYNAVSQNDVEVLADFMKEFARKNG; encoded by the coding sequence ATGAGAAAGATAAATTTTAGCGCGGGACCAACTGGCTTGCCACTTAGTGTTTTAGAGCAAGCCAAAGCCGAATTTACCGACTTTCACGGAGAGGGCGCGTCTATTATGGAGGTTAGCCATAGGGGCAAGACTTACGAGGAAGTGCATTTTGGTGCGATGTCCAAGATACGCGAGCTTTATGGTATCGGCGATGAATATGAAGTTTTATTTTTGCAAGGTGGGGCACATTTGCAGTTTGCGATGATACCTTTTAACCTTTATAAAGGCGGTATCGCAGAGTATGCAAATACAGGGGTTTGGACGAGTAAAGCCATAAAAGAAGCCAGACTTATGGGCGTAAATGTAAGTGTTGTTGCAAGTAGTGAAAGTGAGAAATTTAACCACATTCCAGAGGTAAATTTTAGCAACAATGCTGATTATGCCTATATCTGCACAAATAACACAATATACGGTACTCAGTATAAAACCCTGCCGCACTCATTTGCACCACTTGTCATTGATGCTAGTAGCGATTTTTTTTCTGAACCACTTGATTTTAGCGACATCGGACTACTTTATGGCGGAGCTCAAAAAAATGCAGGGCCTAGTGGCGTGAGTATTATCATTATACGAAAAGATTTAATAGAGCGAGTTTGGCGTAATGATGTGCCGACATTTTTACGATACAAAACTCATGCCGACGCAAAGTCGCTTTACAACACACCGCCAACATTTGCCATTTATCTACTAAATTTAACTATGCAGTGGCTTATCGATCAAGGTGGTTTGTCTGCTATTAAAGAGCGAAATTTAGCCAAGGCAAAGACGATTTATGATGTGATAGATAACTCAAATGGCTTTTATATAGGACACGCGCAAAAAGCACACCGCTCTGTGATGAATATTAGCTACAACATAGCTAGTGGCGAGGCTTTGGAGGCTAAATTTGTAGCAGACGCCTTGGCCCATAATATGCTTGGACTTAGGGGACATAGACTAGTTGGTGGCATAAGAGCGTCGATATATAACGCGGTAAGTCAAAACGATGTGGAAGTTTTAGCTGATTTTATGAAAGAATTTGCACGCAAAAATGGGTGA